Proteins from a genomic interval of Triplophysa dalaica isolate WHDGS20190420 chromosome 21, ASM1584641v1, whole genome shotgun sequence:
- the LOC130410406 gene encoding serine/arginine-rich splicing factor 7-like isoform X7, translating into MSRYGRHGGETKVYVGNLGTGAGKGELERAFGYYGPLRTVWIARNPPGFAFVEFEDPRDAEDAVRGVDGKVICGSRVRVELSTGMPRRSRYERPPTRRPFDPSDRCYECGEKGHYAYDCHRYSRRRRNRSRSRSPSRSRRHGRSRSRGRRSRSFSPRKSRSGSPRHSRSVTPKPSRSRSRSHSGSTHRSRSASVRRSKSGSAARRRTPSGKMFCEYGPRFSHLKWFSCFSRLASRSPAGTESPERDD; encoded by the exons ATGTCGCGATACGGGCGACACGGAGGCG AGACGAAGGTGTACGTGGGTAATCTGGGCACCGGGGCCGGTAAGGGTGAGCTGGAGCGCGCGTTCGGTTATTACGGGCCGCTGAGGACCGTGTGGATCGCGCGCAATCCTCCGGGATTCGCCTTCGTGGAGTTTGAAGACCCGAGAGACGCCGAGGACGCAGTGCGTGGAGTGGACGGCAA GGTGATTTGTGGATCTCGTGTGCGTGTGGAATTATCCACAGGAATGCCGCGGCGTTCCCGATACGAACGGCCACCGACTCGCCGTCCCTTCGACCCGAGCGACCGCTGTTACGAGTGTGGCGAGAAGGGCCATTATGCGTACGACTGTCACCGTTACAGCCGTCGGCGCCGGAACAG GTCTCGCTCGCGTTCTCCATCCAGAAGCCGGAGACACGGTCGCTCGCGCAGTCGAGGGAGAAG GTCCAGATCTTTTTCTCCTCGTAAGTCTCGCTCTGGATCTCCCAGACACTCTCGATCTGTGACGCCGAAACCGTCCAG ATCAAGATCCCGCTCTCACTCTGGCTCCACCCACAGGAGCAG GTCGGCTTCAGTCAGGAGATCCAAGTCCGGTTCTGCAGCGAggag GAGAACTCCTAGTGGtaagatgttttgtgaatacggGCCCAGGTTCAGTCATTTGAAGTGGTTCTCTTGTTTCAGTCGGTTGGCCTCGCGAAGTCCTGCAGGAACTGAGAGTCCAGAGAGAGATGACTGA
- the LOC130410406 gene encoding serine/arginine-rich splicing factor 7-like isoform X3, translating into MFVVVLECFLYTRKTVGFVEGALNKYKYEVCVEYNVKHAQVSLFVSETKVYVGNLGTGAGKGELERAFGYYGPLRTVWIARNPPGFAFVEFEDPRDAEDAVRGVDGKVICGSRVRVELSTGMPRRSRYERPPTRRPFDPSDRCYECGEKGHYAYDCHRYSRRRRNSRSRSRSPSRSRRHGRSRSRGRRSRSFSPRKSRSGSPRHSRSVTPKPSRSRSRSHSGSTHRSRSASVRRSKSGSAARSRLASRSPAGTESPERDD; encoded by the exons ATGTTTGTCGTTGTATTGGAGTGTTTTCTCTACACTCGAAAAACGGTGGGTTTTGTAGAAGGAGCtttaaataagtataaatatgaAGTTTGCGTTGAGTATAATGTTAAGCACGCGCAGGTTTCGCTCTTTGTGTCAGAGACGAAGGTGTACGTGGGTAATCTGGGCACCGGGGCCGGTAAGGGTGAGCTGGAGCGCGCGTTCGGTTATTACGGGCCGCTGAGGACCGTGTGGATCGCGCGCAATCCTCCGGGATTCGCCTTCGTGGAGTTTGAAGACCCGAGAGACGCCGAGGACGCAGTGCGTGGAGTGGACGGCAA GGTGATTTGTGGATCTCGTGTGCGTGTGGAATTATCCACAGGAATGCCGCGGCGTTCCCGATACGAACGGCCACCGACTCGCCGTCCCTTCGACCCGAGCGACCGCTGTTACGAGTGTGGCGAGAAGGGCCATTATGCGTACGACTGTCACCGTTACAGCCGTCGGCGCCGGAACAG CAGGTCTCGCTCGCGTTCTCCATCCAGAAGCCGGAGACACGGTCGCTCGCGCAGTCGAGGGAGAAG GTCCAGATCTTTTTCTCCTCGTAAGTCTCGCTCTGGATCTCCCAGACACTCTCGATCTGTGACGCCGAAACCGTCCAG ATCAAGATCCCGCTCTCACTCTGGCTCCACCCACAGGAGCAG GTCGGCTTCAGTCAGGAGATCCAAGTCCGGTTCTGCAGCGAggag TCGGTTGGCCTCGCGAAGTCCTGCAGGAACTGAGAGTCCAGAGAGAGATGACTGA
- the LOC130410406 gene encoding serine/arginine-rich splicing factor 7-like isoform X4: protein MICRDTGDTEAVSLFVSETKVYVGNLGTGAGKGELERAFGYYGPLRTVWIARNPPGFAFVEFEDPRDAEDAVRGVDGKVICGSRVRVELSTGMPRRSRYERPPTRRPFDPSDRCYECGEKGHYAYDCHRYSRRRRNSRSRSRSPSRSRRHGRSRSRGRRSRSFSPRKSRSGSPRHSRSVTPKPSRSRSRSHSGSTHRSRSASVRRSKSGSAARRRTPSGKMFCEYGPRFSHLKWFSCFSRLASRSPAGTESPERDD, encoded by the exons ATGATATGTCGCGATACGGGCGACACGGAGGCG GTTTCGCTCTTTGTGTCAGAGACGAAGGTGTACGTGGGTAATCTGGGCACCGGGGCCGGTAAGGGTGAGCTGGAGCGCGCGTTCGGTTATTACGGGCCGCTGAGGACCGTGTGGATCGCGCGCAATCCTCCGGGATTCGCCTTCGTGGAGTTTGAAGACCCGAGAGACGCCGAGGACGCAGTGCGTGGAGTGGACGGCAA GGTGATTTGTGGATCTCGTGTGCGTGTGGAATTATCCACAGGAATGCCGCGGCGTTCCCGATACGAACGGCCACCGACTCGCCGTCCCTTCGACCCGAGCGACCGCTGTTACGAGTGTGGCGAGAAGGGCCATTATGCGTACGACTGTCACCGTTACAGCCGTCGGCGCCGGAACAG CAGGTCTCGCTCGCGTTCTCCATCCAGAAGCCGGAGACACGGTCGCTCGCGCAGTCGAGGGAGAAG GTCCAGATCTTTTTCTCCTCGTAAGTCTCGCTCTGGATCTCCCAGACACTCTCGATCTGTGACGCCGAAACCGTCCAG ATCAAGATCCCGCTCTCACTCTGGCTCCACCCACAGGAGCAG GTCGGCTTCAGTCAGGAGATCCAAGTCCGGTTCTGCAGCGAggag GAGAACTCCTAGTGGtaagatgttttgtgaatacggGCCCAGGTTCAGTCATTTGAAGTGGTTCTCTTGTTTCAGTCGGTTGGCCTCGCGAAGTCCTGCAGGAACTGAGAGTCCAGAGAGAGATGACTGA
- the LOC130410406 gene encoding serine/arginine-rich splicing factor 7-like isoform X5 encodes MFVVVLECFLYTRKTVGFVEGALNKYKYEVCVEYNVKHAQVSLFVSETKVYVGNLGTGAGKGELERAFGYYGPLRTVWIARNPPGFAFVEFEDPRDAEDAVRGVDGKVICGSRVRVELSTGMPRRSRYERPPTRRPFDPSDRCYECGEKGHYAYDCHRYSRRRRNSRSRSRSPSRSRRHGRSRSRGRRSRSFSPRKSRSGSPRHSRSVTPKPSRSRSRSHSGSTHRSRSASVRRSKSGSAARSQSLCGHSQ; translated from the exons ATGTTTGTCGTTGTATTGGAGTGTTTTCTCTACACTCGAAAAACGGTGGGTTTTGTAGAAGGAGCtttaaataagtataaatatgaAGTTTGCGTTGAGTATAATGTTAAGCACGCGCAGGTTTCGCTCTTTGTGTCAGAGACGAAGGTGTACGTGGGTAATCTGGGCACCGGGGCCGGTAAGGGTGAGCTGGAGCGCGCGTTCGGTTATTACGGGCCGCTGAGGACCGTGTGGATCGCGCGCAATCCTCCGGGATTCGCCTTCGTGGAGTTTGAAGACCCGAGAGACGCCGAGGACGCAGTGCGTGGAGTGGACGGCAA GGTGATTTGTGGATCTCGTGTGCGTGTGGAATTATCCACAGGAATGCCGCGGCGTTCCCGATACGAACGGCCACCGACTCGCCGTCCCTTCGACCCGAGCGACCGCTGTTACGAGTGTGGCGAGAAGGGCCATTATGCGTACGACTGTCACCGTTACAGCCGTCGGCGCCGGAACAG CAGGTCTCGCTCGCGTTCTCCATCCAGAAGCCGGAGACACGGTCGCTCGCGCAGTCGAGGGAGAAG GTCCAGATCTTTTTCTCCTCGTAAGTCTCGCTCTGGATCTCCCAGACACTCTCGATCTGTGACGCCGAAACCGTCCAG ATCAAGATCCCGCTCTCACTCTGGCTCCACCCACAGGAGCAG GTCGGCTTCAGTCAGGAGATCCAAGTCCGGTTCTGCAGCGAggag CCAATCACTGTGTGGTCATAGTCAGTAA
- the LOC130410406 gene encoding serine/arginine-rich splicing factor 7-like isoform X2, with product MFVVVLECFLYTRKTVGFVEGALNKYKYEVCVEYNVKHAQVSLFVSETKVYVGNLGTGAGKGELERAFGYYGPLRTVWIARNPPGFAFVEFEDPRDAEDAVRGVDGKVICGSRVRVELSTGMPRRSRYERPPTRRPFDPSDRCYECGEKGHYAYDCHRYSRRRRNRSRSRSPSRSRRHGRSRSRGRRSRSFSPRKSRSGSPRHSRSVTPKPSRSRSRSHSGSTHRSRSASVRRSKSGSAARRRTPSGKMFCEYGPRFSHLKWFSCFSRLASRSPAGTESPERDD from the exons ATGTTTGTCGTTGTATTGGAGTGTTTTCTCTACACTCGAAAAACGGTGGGTTTTGTAGAAGGAGCtttaaataagtataaatatgaAGTTTGCGTTGAGTATAATGTTAAGCACGCGCAGGTTTCGCTCTTTGTGTCAGAGACGAAGGTGTACGTGGGTAATCTGGGCACCGGGGCCGGTAAGGGTGAGCTGGAGCGCGCGTTCGGTTATTACGGGCCGCTGAGGACCGTGTGGATCGCGCGCAATCCTCCGGGATTCGCCTTCGTGGAGTTTGAAGACCCGAGAGACGCCGAGGACGCAGTGCGTGGAGTGGACGGCAA GGTGATTTGTGGATCTCGTGTGCGTGTGGAATTATCCACAGGAATGCCGCGGCGTTCCCGATACGAACGGCCACCGACTCGCCGTCCCTTCGACCCGAGCGACCGCTGTTACGAGTGTGGCGAGAAGGGCCATTATGCGTACGACTGTCACCGTTACAGCCGTCGGCGCCGGAACAG GTCTCGCTCGCGTTCTCCATCCAGAAGCCGGAGACACGGTCGCTCGCGCAGTCGAGGGAGAAG GTCCAGATCTTTTTCTCCTCGTAAGTCTCGCTCTGGATCTCCCAGACACTCTCGATCTGTGACGCCGAAACCGTCCAG ATCAAGATCCCGCTCTCACTCTGGCTCCACCCACAGGAGCAG GTCGGCTTCAGTCAGGAGATCCAAGTCCGGTTCTGCAGCGAggag GAGAACTCCTAGTGGtaagatgttttgtgaatacggGCCCAGGTTCAGTCATTTGAAGTGGTTCTCTTGTTTCAGTCGGTTGGCCTCGCGAAGTCCTGCAGGAACTGAGAGTCCAGAGAGAGATGACTGA
- the LOC130410406 gene encoding serine/arginine-rich splicing factor 7-like isoform X6, which translates to MSRYGRHGGETKVYVGNLGTGAGKGELERAFGYYGPLRTVWIARNPPGFAFVEFEDPRDAEDAVRGVDGKVICGSRVRVELSTGMPRRSRYERPPTRRPFDPSDRCYECGEKGHYAYDCHRYSRRRRNSRSRSRSPSRSRRHGRSRSRGRRSRSFSPRKSRSGSPRHSRSVTPKPSRSRSRSHSGSTHRSRSASVRRSKSGSAARRRTPSGKMFCEYGPRFSHLKWFSCFSRLASRSPAGTESPERDD; encoded by the exons ATGTCGCGATACGGGCGACACGGAGGCG AGACGAAGGTGTACGTGGGTAATCTGGGCACCGGGGCCGGTAAGGGTGAGCTGGAGCGCGCGTTCGGTTATTACGGGCCGCTGAGGACCGTGTGGATCGCGCGCAATCCTCCGGGATTCGCCTTCGTGGAGTTTGAAGACCCGAGAGACGCCGAGGACGCAGTGCGTGGAGTGGACGGCAA GGTGATTTGTGGATCTCGTGTGCGTGTGGAATTATCCACAGGAATGCCGCGGCGTTCCCGATACGAACGGCCACCGACTCGCCGTCCCTTCGACCCGAGCGACCGCTGTTACGAGTGTGGCGAGAAGGGCCATTATGCGTACGACTGTCACCGTTACAGCCGTCGGCGCCGGAACAG CAGGTCTCGCTCGCGTTCTCCATCCAGAAGCCGGAGACACGGTCGCTCGCGCAGTCGAGGGAGAAG GTCCAGATCTTTTTCTCCTCGTAAGTCTCGCTCTGGATCTCCCAGACACTCTCGATCTGTGACGCCGAAACCGTCCAG ATCAAGATCCCGCTCTCACTCTGGCTCCACCCACAGGAGCAG GTCGGCTTCAGTCAGGAGATCCAAGTCCGGTTCTGCAGCGAggag GAGAACTCCTAGTGGtaagatgttttgtgaatacggGCCCAGGTTCAGTCATTTGAAGTGGTTCTCTTGTTTCAGTCGGTTGGCCTCGCGAAGTCCTGCAGGAACTGAGAGTCCAGAGAGAGATGACTGA
- the gemin6 gene encoding gem-associated protein 6, which produces MKWRDMNPLEWREFINHEVCVTACDEQRFEGSLFTVDPVSASVVLVSFQETGRASVRVILGHAVREVQILRSGSEETESRMKGLILPDTTPSLCPEELQSRRENLRLWLERNRFPVTEDGQDLRVASVLTISAPYRPEDCSCTNEIILARVQRLLQNQPYGPTITDDRSRD; this is translated from the exons ATGAAGTGGCGTGACATGAATCCGCTTGAGTGGCGGGAGTTTATTAATCACGAGGTCTGTGTGACGGCTTGCGATGAGCAGCGCTTTGAAGGATCCCTGTTCACCGTTGATCCCGTTTCTGCCAG TGTGGTGCTGGTGTCCTTCCAGGAGACCGGTCGGGCGTCAGTCAGGGTGATTCTGGGTCACGCGGTGAGAGAGGTTCAGATCCTCCGGAGTGGATCAGAGGAGACTGAGAGTCGGATGAAGGGTCTGATCTTGCCAGACACGACACCGTCTCTCTGCCCGGAGGAGCTTCAGTCACGCAGAGAGAATCTGCGCCTGTGGCTGGAGAGAAACCGGTTCCCGGTCACTGAAGACGGACAGGATCTGCGCGTGGCCAGTGTGTTGACCATCAGCGCCCCCTACCGACCTGAAGACTGCAGCTGCACCAATGAGATCATACTGGCCAGAGTTCAGAGGCTCCTGCAGAACCAACCGTACGGACCGACAATAACAGATGACAGATCTCGAGACTAA
- the LOC130410406 gene encoding serine/arginine-rich splicing factor 7-like isoform X1, with protein sequence MFVVVLECFLYTRKTVGFVEGALNKYKYEVCVEYNVKHAQVSLFVSETKVYVGNLGTGAGKGELERAFGYYGPLRTVWIARNPPGFAFVEFEDPRDAEDAVRGVDGKVICGSRVRVELSTGMPRRSRYERPPTRRPFDPSDRCYECGEKGHYAYDCHRYSRRRRNSRSRSRSPSRSRRHGRSRSRGRRSRSFSPRKSRSGSPRHSRSVTPKPSRSRSRSHSGSTHRSRSASVRRSKSGSAARRRTPSGKMFCEYGPRFSHLKWFSCFSRLASRSPAGTESPERDD encoded by the exons ATGTTTGTCGTTGTATTGGAGTGTTTTCTCTACACTCGAAAAACGGTGGGTTTTGTAGAAGGAGCtttaaataagtataaatatgaAGTTTGCGTTGAGTATAATGTTAAGCACGCGCAGGTTTCGCTCTTTGTGTCAGAGACGAAGGTGTACGTGGGTAATCTGGGCACCGGGGCCGGTAAGGGTGAGCTGGAGCGCGCGTTCGGTTATTACGGGCCGCTGAGGACCGTGTGGATCGCGCGCAATCCTCCGGGATTCGCCTTCGTGGAGTTTGAAGACCCGAGAGACGCCGAGGACGCAGTGCGTGGAGTGGACGGCAA GGTGATTTGTGGATCTCGTGTGCGTGTGGAATTATCCACAGGAATGCCGCGGCGTTCCCGATACGAACGGCCACCGACTCGCCGTCCCTTCGACCCGAGCGACCGCTGTTACGAGTGTGGCGAGAAGGGCCATTATGCGTACGACTGTCACCGTTACAGCCGTCGGCGCCGGAACAG CAGGTCTCGCTCGCGTTCTCCATCCAGAAGCCGGAGACACGGTCGCTCGCGCAGTCGAGGGAGAAG GTCCAGATCTTTTTCTCCTCGTAAGTCTCGCTCTGGATCTCCCAGACACTCTCGATCTGTGACGCCGAAACCGTCCAG ATCAAGATCCCGCTCTCACTCTGGCTCCACCCACAGGAGCAG GTCGGCTTCAGTCAGGAGATCCAAGTCCGGTTCTGCAGCGAggag GAGAACTCCTAGTGGtaagatgttttgtgaatacggGCCCAGGTTCAGTCATTTGAAGTGGTTCTCTTGTTTCAGTCGGTTGGCCTCGCGAAGTCCTGCAGGAACTGAGAGTCCAGAGAGAGATGACTGA